In a single window of the Trichoderma breve strain T069 chromosome 6, whole genome shotgun sequence genome:
- a CDS encoding rhoGAP domain-containing protein, whose product MPGFADSFWSNDYAAGLGVLFSKLQQGVVEDRQVLTIARLRAEAEEAYGQRLSEIAPAADKLTGGFSRDDGATVRKAYDGMRAEMQEASQSHIRIAQSIRDLVVNPFSRWCDAHETRIQDSQDVLQLRIKAHDKQAEVVKKLRSNYFNKCRLVEDLEEENKLAFQDPESSPKQAQTNAPPIPEIKVQPHKEEEPQNEEVYEIGDDVYQPEQMKKILSQMLSTIKMGETKVPILGTYLNTSAGSDIVEYLQRSMGTTSVSYAERIGQDLISNGMLRLIGNVGNTFANSSKMFYQWRPKAFQLAGIPEKKQTLGRTFSMPATGSDGGDSSPVVGTVSELLSGWSVLGNSRPGETAPQRLQREAKEADETYKAGVQKLDELRCELEELIFLHLKFLERCELDRLKAIKTVILDFTGTIGNVIPSLQSTVDKMMLFQETVQPSGDLRYLLENYRTGSFIPKVVVYENYYNKVDEQTFGVDLEARARADKKRVPIIITTILTYLDNHYPDLEGDEARRGVWLLDVPLAQTHKLRAKINNGKPVAPEVFDEFDIPTVATLLKLYLLELPDSLVSSHVYEIVRTIYTTPATDSSETSRIAVLQQTLSQLRLTNIATLDACMNHFTRLIDLTSADEEYVAALATSLAPCVLRPRTETSLTMEEKHASRLVRDLFANKDAIFSELKRMSTASHSIAVPGRPRAISTDESNRKALMEERNKALLEKKIHHAPRSRATSPAPGPRGHRRERSSGGPETRFPIQTSPTTSSDRHRSSLGSLNAIKRSSLEVPAPDGSTSPPDATNGSPLKSEVEPEPGLEKRDSLGRGAAAKFGGGDPATPPRETSPRGVTLEDRPMEY is encoded by the exons ATGCCTGGATTCGCCGATTCCTTCTGGTCGAACGATTATGCTGCTG GACTGGGTGTCCTCTTCagcaagctgcagcagggTGTTGTGGAAGATCGCCAGGTGCTTACCATAGCCCGATTGCGCGCCGAGGCCGAAGAAGCGTATGGACAGCGTCTCAGTGAAATTGCGCCGGCCGCAGACAAGTTGACCGGCGGCTTCTCTCGAGATGACGGCGCCACTGTTCGCAAG GCCTACGATGGCATGCGAGCGGAGATGCAGGAGGCTTCTCAAAGTCACATCCGAATTGCCCAGAGCATCCGCGATTTAGTCGTCAATCCCTTTTCTCGATGGTGCGATGCTCACGAGACTCGTATTCAGGATTCTCAAGATGTTCTCCAGCTGCGAATCAAGGCGCACGACAAACAAGCTGAGGTGGTCAAAAAGCTACGGTCAAACTATTTCAACAAGTGCCGACTGGTGGAAGACCTGGAAGAGGAGAACAAGCTTGCTTTCCAGGACCCGGAATCCAGTCCCAAGCAGGCCCAGACAAATGCCCCGCCGATTCCCGAGATCAAGGTTCAACCTcacaaggaagaagagccccAGAACGAGGAGGTCTACGAGATTGGCGACGATGTCTACCAACCcgagcagatgaagaaaatcCTGTCCCAGATGTTGTCGACAATCAAGATGGGAGAAACCAAAGTCCCCATTCTGGGCACATATCTCAACACATCTGCCGGCTCAGATATCGTCGAGTATCTTCAGCGAAGCATGGGAACCACAAGCGTCAGTTACGCTGAGAGAATTGGGCAggatctcatctccaacggcATGTTGCGCCTCATTGGAAATGTCGGAAACACGTTTGCCAATTCGTCCAAGATGTTCTACCAGTGGAGACCCAAGGCCTTTCAGCTTGCGGGCATCcccgagaagaagcagacgcTCGGCCGGACTTTCTCCATGCCTGCTACGGGTTCAGATGGCGGCGACTCGTCACCCGTCGTTGGAACCGTGAGCGAGCTGCTGTCCGGCTGGAGTGTGCTCGGCAACTCTAGGCCTGGCGAGACCGCTCCTCAGCGATTGCAGCGCGAAGCAAAGGAGGCGGATGAGACATACAAGGCCGGTGTCCAGAAGCTCGATGAGCTCCGTTGCGAACTGGAAGAGCTCATCTTCCTGCACCTCAAGTTTCTCGAGCGCTGTGAGCTCGATCGGTTGAAAGCTATCAAGACGGTCATCCTCGACTTCACGGGAACCATTGGCAACGTCATTCCCAGCCTACAGTCGACTGTAGACAAGATGATGCTTTTCCAGGAGACTGTGCAGCCCTCGGGCGATCTCCGATATCTTTTGGAAAACTACCGCACTGGAAGCTTCATTCCAAAGGTCGTAGTCTATGAGAATTACTACAACAAGGTTGATGAGCAGACTTTTGGCGTTGATCTGGAGGCACGCGCGAGAGCCGATAAGAAACGTGTGCCCATTATCATCACCACTATCCTGACCTATCTCGACAACCACTACCCTGACTTGGAGGGCGACGAAGCGAGACGAGGAGTGTGGCTGCTCGATGTGCCCCTTGCCCAGACACACAAGCTTCGTGCAAAGATCAACAACGGCAAGCCAGTTGCTCCCGAGGTTTTCGACGAATTTGACATTCCAACCGTTGCGACCCTTCTCAAGCTTTATCTACTCGAACTTCCTG ACTCCCTGGTTTCCTCTCACGTTTACGAAATCGTTCGAACAATTTACACCACCCCGGCCACCGACTCGTCAGAGACCTCTCGAATTGCGGTGCTTCAACAGACTCTTTCACAGCTGCGATTGACCAACATTGCGACATTGGACGCTTGCATGAACCACTTTACGCGTCTCATTGATCTTACTTCGGCTGATGAGGAGTACGTTGCGGCCTTGGCCACTTCTTTGGCTCCTTGCGTCCTCCGTCCACGAACAGAAACTTCTCTCacaatggaagagaagcacGCGAGCCGACTTGTCCGCGACCTGTTTGCGAACAAAGACGCAATCTTCAGCGAGCTCAAGCGCATGTCAACTGCCAGCCACTCCATCGCCGTCCCGGGACGTCCTCGGGCGATTAGTACCGATGAAAGTAACAGGAAAGCTCtgatggaagagaggaaCAAGGCCttgctcgagaagaagattcaCCATGCCCCGCGAAGCCGCGCCACCAGCCCAGCTCCTGGCCCGCGAGGTCACCGACGGGAGCGAAGCAGCGGCGGCCCTGAGACTCGATTTCCTATCCAGACCAGCCCGACAACCTCATCGGACCGCCACCGCAGCAGTCTTGGCAGTCTGAATGCCATTAAGCGATCCAGCCTGGAGGTTCCTGCACCAGATGGCAGCACCAGTCCCCCAGACGCCACGAATGGATCTCCCCTCAAGTCAGAGGTCGAGCCCGAGCCGGGCTTGGAGAAACGTGACAGCCTGGGTAGGGGAGCCGCGGCCAAGTTTGGTGGCGGCGATCCCGCCACTCCCCCAAGGGAGACCAGCCCTCGCGGCGTGACCCTGGAGGACAGACCGATGGAGTACTAG